The Brachyhypopomus gauderio isolate BG-103 chromosome 7, BGAUD_0.2, whole genome shotgun sequence genome has a window encoding:
- the timm21 gene encoding mitochondrial import inner membrane translocase subunit Tim21 isoform X1: MVCALIFRFSRTSCGMQHILSRVNVTPPPQMSAFRRYSPALFGLTKSALQTRGLSAGVRLRNNVKGGGEDASQVSVSKSKPTSGGSAAQKVKQAGTDFTYLVVVLVGLGVTGGLLYVIFQELFSSSSPSKLYGKAFDKCKSHPEVIGAFGEPIKGYGETSRRGRRQQVRCDITEHVPPHTVLRSDITEHVPPHTVLRSDITEHIPPHTVLRSDITEHIPPHTVLRSDITEHIPPHTVLRSDITEHIPPHIVLRSDITEHIPPHTVLRSDITEHVPPHTVLRSDITEHVPPHTVLRSDITEHVPPHTVLRSDITEHVPPHTVLRSDITEHVPPHTVLRSDITEHVPPHTVLRSDITEHVPPHTVLRSDIAEHVPPHTVLRSDITEHIPPHTVLRSDIAEHIPPHTVLRSDIAEHVPPHTVLRSDITEHIPSGGARLFFKGWPKGEQGFIRGVHIQMMKERKHIFSL, translated from the exons ATGGTTTGTGCTCTTATATTCAGATTTAGCAGAACATCATGTGGTATGCAGCACATATTAAGTCGCGTAAATGTGACACCGCCTCCACAAATGTCAGCATTTCGGCGATACAGTCCTGCTTTATTCGGGTTAACTAAGTCTGCGTTACAAACTCGAGGACTTAGTGCTGGAGTTCGCCTCAGGAATAACGttaaaggaggaggagaggacgcCAGCCAGGTGTCGGTCTCGAAGAGCAAACCCACTTCAGGCGGCTCCGCGGCGCAGAAAG TTAAACAGGCGGGCACAGACTTCACTTACTTGGTAGTGGTCCTCGTTGGTCTGGGAGTAACAG GGGGACTTCTCTATGTCATCTTTCAAGAACTGTTTTCATCATCAAGTCCTAGCAAACTTTACGGGAAGGCCTTTGATAAATGCAAATCACACCCAGAG GTCATTGGAGCTTTCGGTGAACCCATTAAGGGCTATGGAGAAACCTCTCGCCGTGGCCGGAGACAGCAAGTGAGGTGTGACATCACTGAACACGTACCACCACATACAGTGCTGCGTAGTGACATCACTGAACACGTACCACCACATACAGTGCTGCGTAGTGACATCACTGAACACATACCACCACATACAGTGCTGCGTAGTGACATCACTGAACACATACCACCACATACAGTGCTGCGTAGTGACATCACTGAACACATACCACCACATACAGTGCTGCGTAGTGACATCACTGAACACATACCACCACATATAGTGCTGCGTAGTGACATCACTGAACACATACCACCACATACAGTGCTGCGTAGTGACATCACTGAACACGTACCACCACATACAGTGCTGCGTAGTGACATCACTGAACACGTACCACCACATACAGTGCTGCGTAGTGACATCACTGAACACGTACCACCACATACAGTGCTGCGTAGTGACATCACTGAACACGTACCACCACATACAGTGCTGCGTAGTGACATCACTGAACACGTACCACCACATACAGTGCTGCGTAGTGACATCACTGAACACGTACCACCACATACAGTGCTGCGTAGTGACATCACTGAACACGTACCACCACATACAGTGCTGCGTAGTGACATCGCTGAACACGTACCACCACATACAGTGCTGCGTAGTGACATCACTGAACACATACCACCACATACAGTGCTGCGTAGTGACATCGCTGAACACATACCACCACATACAGTGCTGCGTAGTGACATCGCTGAACACGTACCACCACATACAGTGCTGCGTAGTGACATCACTGAACACATAcccagtggcggagctagactttttttcaaggggtggccaaagggtgagcaaggatttatcagaggggtccatatacaaatgatgaaggaaaggaaacacatattttcCCTTTAA
- the timm21 gene encoding mitochondrial import inner membrane translocase subunit Tim21 isoform X2 encodes MVCALIFRFSRTSCGMQHILSRVNVTPPPQMSAFRRYSPALFGLTKSALQTRGLSAGVRLRNNVKGGGEDASQVSVSKSKPTSGGSAAQKVKQAGTDFTYLVVVLVGLGVTGGLLYVIFQELFSSSSPSKLYGKAFDKCKSHPEVIGAFGEPIKGYGETSRRGRRQQVSHVEYLKNGQKHMRLKFYIEGSEPGLHGTVHSETKQNPETGKYEFRYIFVDVDTYPRRTIVVEDNR; translated from the exons ATGGTTTGTGCTCTTATATTCAGATTTAGCAGAACATCATGTGGTATGCAGCACATATTAAGTCGCGTAAATGTGACACCGCCTCCACAAATGTCAGCATTTCGGCGATACAGTCCTGCTTTATTCGGGTTAACTAAGTCTGCGTTACAAACTCGAGGACTTAGTGCTGGAGTTCGCCTCAGGAATAACGttaaaggaggaggagaggacgcCAGCCAGGTGTCGGTCTCGAAGAGCAAACCCACTTCAGGCGGCTCCGCGGCGCAGAAAG TTAAACAGGCGGGCACAGACTTCACTTACTTGGTAGTGGTCCTCGTTGGTCTGGGAGTAACAG GGGGACTTCTCTATGTCATCTTTCAAGAACTGTTTTCATCATCAAGTCCTAGCAAACTTTACGGGAAGGCCTTTGATAAATGCAAATCACACCCAGAG GTCATTGGAGCTTTCGGTGAACCCATTAAGGGCTATGGAGAAACCTCTCGCCGTGGCCGGAGACAGCAAGTGAG TCATGTTGAATATTTGAAGAATGGTCAGAAACATATGAGACTGAAGTTTTATATAGAGGGTTCTGAACCAGGACTGCATGGAACTGTACATTCAGAAACAAAACAG aaCCCTGAGACTGGAAAATATGAATTCCGCTACATTTTTGTGGATGTAGATACATATCCTAGGAGGACAATCGTTGTCGAGGACAACAGATGA